The following are encoded together in the Kribbella voronezhensis genome:
- a CDS encoding mechanosensitive ion channel family protein, whose product MSALAIDFTQPFEDAFSKLLGFVPNLLGGLVILVVGYIVAKVLGKLVGKLLGKVGFDQWMERAGVSGVLQRSGTGLTASAMLGKVVFWFVFLISFTMFASALGVPEISNFMSDMLGYIPRIFAAIVIVCLAALFANFLAAIIRGATGNETLAKVGRYAILVYAAFAALTQLGIAVQLTGNTLLIVLGGAALALGLAFGLGGRELAGQALQTLFERGSAMKSAAPANGTAGQSYVPNHGGYDPNQRQGGYDQGDGSYSNGQGTAEAPYPAAHGSQQSGSWSNGTSGSNGNWTGDNR is encoded by the coding sequence ATGTCCGCACTGGCAATCGACTTCACGCAACCGTTCGAAGATGCCTTCAGCAAGCTTCTCGGGTTCGTCCCGAACCTGCTCGGCGGCCTCGTCATCCTGGTCGTCGGCTACATCGTCGCCAAGGTGCTCGGCAAGCTGGTCGGGAAACTGCTCGGCAAGGTCGGGTTCGACCAATGGATGGAACGGGCCGGTGTGTCCGGCGTGCTGCAGCGGTCGGGCACCGGGCTGACCGCGTCGGCGATGCTGGGCAAGGTCGTGTTCTGGTTCGTGTTCCTGATCAGCTTCACGATGTTCGCCTCCGCGCTCGGCGTACCGGAGATCTCGAACTTCATGAGCGACATGCTCGGCTACATCCCGCGCATCTTCGCCGCGATCGTGATCGTCTGCCTGGCGGCGCTGTTCGCGAACTTCCTGGCCGCGATCATCCGTGGGGCGACCGGCAACGAGACGCTGGCCAAGGTCGGCCGGTACGCGATCCTCGTGTACGCGGCGTTCGCGGCGCTGACCCAGCTCGGCATCGCGGTCCAGCTGACCGGCAACACGCTGCTGATCGTGCTCGGTGGTGCGGCCCTGGCGCTCGGACTCGCTTTCGGCCTCGGGGGCCGCGAGCTGGCCGGCCAGGCACTGCAGACGCTGTTCGAGCGTGGTTCTGCGATGAAGTCGGCTGCTCCTGCCAACGGCACTGCGGGCCAGAGCTACGTCCCGAACCACGGTGGCTACGACCCGAACCAGCGACAGGGCGGCTACGACCAGGGCGACGGTAGTTACTCGAACGGTCAGGGGACCGCGGAGGCGCCGTACCCGGCAGCGCACGGTTCGCAGCAGTCCGGTAGCTGGTCGAACGGCACCAGCGGTTCGAACGGCAACTGGACCGGCGACAACCGGTAG
- a CDS encoding GNAT family N-acetyltransferase translates to MTDVVIRRATLDDVPAIIAMLADDPLGATRETPDDLTPYRRAFEAIDSDPNQLLVVADRNDEVIGTLQLTIIPGLSRQGATRALVEAVRVAASARGTGLGTTLMEWSIEEARARGCSMIQLTSDKTRTDAHRFYIDRLGFTNSHEGFKLAL, encoded by the coding sequence ATGACCGATGTCGTGATCCGCCGCGCCACCCTCGACGACGTTCCCGCGATCATCGCGATGCTCGCCGACGACCCCCTCGGAGCGACCAGGGAGACGCCCGACGACCTCACGCCGTACCGGCGGGCCTTCGAGGCCATCGACAGCGATCCGAACCAACTGCTGGTCGTTGCCGACCGCAACGACGAGGTGATCGGCACGCTCCAGTTGACGATCATCCCCGGACTGTCCCGTCAGGGCGCGACCCGGGCGCTGGTCGAAGCGGTCCGGGTCGCCGCGTCAGCCCGCGGTACCGGCCTCGGGACCACCTTGATGGAGTGGTCGATCGAGGAGGCCCGCGCCCGCGGCTGCTCGATGATCCAGCTCACCTCGGACAAGACCCGTACCGACGCGCACCGCTTCTACATCGACCGCCTCGGCTTCACCAACAGCCACGAGGGCTTCAAACTCGCGCTCTAG